The following proteins come from a genomic window of Nicotiana tomentosiformis chromosome 12, ASM39032v3, whole genome shotgun sequence:
- the LOC138902993 gene encoding uncharacterized protein, with amino-acid sequence MSMEIVNVGTTVPILISIVLQHNGEWNVEEVHETNIVEMMDNHGKEDKIKIMKENCIIDNPQHEEITEGQLYWVKDTIISVMKHYAIRKKCQFIVDRSSTTRYCLTCVDESCKWSLKSSSLHKSNVFKVRRFNDVHTCPEMSRLFSQRHATLSAIAKMICNKYANPKTIYTPADIMSDMKQQYGINMSYIKAYRTKEKALELLRGIPRESYSKLPGHLYMINMTNPGSVIMLHKSEDERFMGTMLTASAQDATGKIFPLAYAVVDSENDASSEWFFEMFTQAFGERERMCIISNRHASILRGAIIVYPEVSHYICIFHLWNNIKKQFKKNHDWLREVFFAMARAYKIKNFNRLMQDMDSIDKRVRGYPFQVDYEKWSIAHSTVNRSMVMTSNIAESLNARNREARELPIMSLLDYMMNLVMEWNNTNIMTAMSTFTSLGNKLLDYTHIVAPKYCSAYYTNEYFKKTYEVPVNPLPDETTWDLPIEVLDNLVLPPIVKGKSGRPTKSRRKGLYEYLYTETVTCGLCEK; translated from the exons ATGTCTATGGAGATTGTGAATGTTGGAACTACTGTTCCAATTTTGATTTCGATTGTACTTCAACACAATGGTGAATGG AACGTAGAAGAAGTACATGAAACTAATATTGTTGAGATgatggataatcatggaaaagaagacaaaattaaAATAATGAAGGAAAATTGTATAATAGACAATCCACAACATGAAGAAATTACAGAAGGTCAGTTATATTGGGTCAAAGATACAATCATTAGTGTAATGAAGCACTATGCAATACGAAAAAAATGTCAATTTATAGTGGATAGATCATCTACAACAAG GTATTGTCTTACATGCGTGGATGAAAGTTGCAAATGGAGTCTTAAATCTTCAAGtctacacaaatcaaatgtctTCAAGGTTAGACGGTTCAATGATGTTCACACTTGCCCAGAGATGAGTAGACTATTTTCACAACGTCATGCTACTTTGTCAGCCATTGCAAAAATGATTTGCAACAAATATGCCAATCCAAAAACAATATACACTCCAGCAGACATCATGAGCGACATGAAACAACAGTATGGGATTAATATGAGTTACATAAAAGCTTATAGAACAAAGGAAAAGGCTCTTGAACTGCTAAGAGGGATACCACGTGAATCTTATAGTAAACTGCCGggtcacttgtatatgataaataTGACAAATCCTGGTTCTGTCATAATGTTACATAAATCAGAGGACGAGCGCTTCAT GGGAACAATGTTAACAGCTAGCGCACAAGATGCGACAG GTAAAATTTTTCCACTAGCATATGCTGTTGTCGATTCTGAAAATGATGCTTCCTCAGAATGGTTTTTTGAAATGTTTACACAGGCTTTTGGGGAAAGGGAAAGGATGTGCATTATATCCAATCGTCATGCAAGCATATTGAGGGGTGCTATAATTGTGTATCCAGAGGTATCTCACTATATATGCATCTTTCATCTTTGGAATAACATAAAGAAGCAGTTCAAGAAGAACCATGACTGGCTGAGAGAAGTATTTTTTGCAATGGCCAGAGCAtacaaaattaaaaattttaatcgCCTCATGCAAGATATGGACAGCATTGATAAGAGGGTAAGGGGTTACCCGTTCCAAGTTGATTATGAAAAGTGGTCCATAGCGCATTCCACTGTTAATAGATCCATGGTGATGACTTCAAATATTGCCGAGTCACTCAATGCAAGAAACAGAGAGGCAAGAGAGCTACCAATCATGAGTTTGCTAGATTACATGATGAATTTGGTTATGGAATGGAATAATACAAATATAATGACAGCAATGAGTACATTTACTAGCCTAGGAAACAAAT TATTGGACTACACACACATAGTTGCACCCAAATATTGTTCTGCCTATTACACCAACGAATACTTCAAGAAGACATATGAAGTTCCAGTTAATCCACTTCCAGATGAAACTACATGGGACCTTCCAATAGAGGTGTTAGATAATTTGGTCCTACCACCGATAGTAAAGGGCAAATCAGGAAGACCGACGAAGTCGCGACGCAAGGGACTTTATGAATATCTGTATACTGAAACAGTTACCTGTGGACTGTGTGAAAAATAA